A genomic region of Dermacentor andersoni chromosome 9, qqDerAnde1_hic_scaffold, whole genome shotgun sequence contains the following coding sequences:
- the LOC126527121 gene encoding uncharacterized protein, translating to MAPRAGFASGSVMNFAENAHCSYVMHKLRQQQERGRFCDIVLHVEGRQYRAHRSVLAASSPYFDSILRMQKVAVEHLSISCHNQAAFQSFLRYMYSGCVSVHRGNVAELLQLSNHFLIFKLKNYCAEYLEHNLNLANCLAVREMAEANNVPTLLKAVASFVSENVEDVLSDPRLLRLDKERFVAFISDRRLCLPQGAPLLNVVTRWVSHDLEEREGWLRLLLTFVDWATVDQNTLSQCLSHDPVFKLSRRCLHFLLETLDSNMVEAPKCSSADKREQLRLEFSHPPESDMESFMNLAVSAAIEALCVEMSGEARGSPGAVRSAAEDDDDETLSSDDCGELLDEDDGSESVLGMGEDMVHLHQQQAAVEDENSTEGESDEKHHILRNLLVGNAESEGVKTSEPEATTDDSSNGQTGKIPSSVWKEGVKCEHCSYVSYGAARLEQHIAKAHGKGKTYDCPLCTFTCKWNREYYTHMKNHFSSDGQGPFQCDSCSYKCERIQLLLLHRMRHTDERPYQCGACDYRCRQKTNLVAHMRCHTGERPFVCKLCGRAFALKCTLEQHLQSHRNDRPYLCDVCGFTAKYQSHLLSHRRLHTGNVFRCQFAGCTYVSPKRSQLEAHTRTHTAVRSHVCAVCGRAFIERSHLVRHERIHLDDKPFKCLECDYTSSRRDKLKEHHEKHHGENATAKAPYRPRKTSSNVGQMLVDSAQLNLDDPYVSTDSQLDSMDPENRYLVVQMQASGLSLSQVQALQSHSSLDDSSSMMFVDQQSSLLDAQLGDLGVDNTEEILSVALNEPLNSSSEISATSSELGNVNSLMRSFNLIYEN from the exons ATGGCACCTCGCGCGGGCTTTGCCAGTGGCAGTGTTATGAACTTTGCTGAAAACGCTCACTGCAGCTACGTAATGCACAAACTTAGGCAGCAGCAAGAGAGAGGGCGCTTTTGCGACATTGTGCTGCACGTGGAAGGCCGCCAGTATCGGGCACACCGCAGCGTGCTGGCTGCCAGCAGCCCTTACTTTGACTCGATCCTACGAATGCAGAAGGTGGCAGTGGAGCACCTCAGCATCTCCTGCCATAACCAAGCCGCCTTCCAATCGTTCCTTCGGTACATGTACTCTGGCTGTGTCAGTGTTCATCGGGGAAATGTCGCAGAGCTCCTGCAGCTGTCGAACCACTTCCTCATCTTCAAGCTCAAGAACTACTGTGCAGAGTACTTGGAGCACAACCTCAATCTGGCCAACTGCCTCGCCGTCAGGGAGATGGCAGAAGCCAACAATGTTCCTACATTGCTCAAGGCCGTGGCAAGTTTTGTAAGCGAGAATGTGGAAGATGTCCTCAGCGACCCAAGGCTACTGCGGCTTGACAAGGAGCGGTTTGTGGCCTTCATCTCTGATCGAAGGCTATGTCTACCACAGGGCGCACCACTGCTGAACGTAGTGACACGCTGGGTCTCGCACGACCTGGAAGAGCGAGAAGGTTGGCTCCGTCTCCTGCTCACATTTGTTGACTGGGCCACCGTCGACCAGAACACACTTTCTCAGTGTCTAAGCCATGACCCTGTGTTTAAGCTCAGTCGCCGGTGCCTCCATTTTCTCCTCGAGACATTAGACAGTAACATGGTGGAGGCACCCAAGTGCAGTAGTGCAGACAAGCGGGAACAGCTGCGGCTGGAGTTCTCGCACCCGCCAGAGAGCGACATGGAGAGTTTTATGAACCTTGCCGTCTCTGCAGCCATCGAAGCTCTGTGCGTGGAGATGTCGGGGGAGGCACGGGGATCGCCTGGTGCTGTGAGGTCGGCAgcagaggacgacgacgacgagacgcTGTCGTCAGATGACTGTGGCGAGCTGCTGGACGAAGATGACGGCAGTGAAAGTGTGCTGGGGATGG GTGAGGACATGGTGCATCTTCACCAACAGCAGGCAGCTGTTGAGGATGAGAACAGCACAGAAGGTGAGAGTGACGAAAAACATCACATACTGCGGAATCTGTTAGTTGGGAATGCAGAGTCAGAAGGCGTGAAGACCTCGGAGCCTGAAGCCACTACAGACGACTCGAGCAATGGACAAACGGGAAAGATACCATCCTCCGTTTGGAAAGAAGGTGTCAAGTGTGAGCACTGCAGCTATGTTAGCTATGGTGCTGCAAGGCTGGAGCAGCACATCGCCAAGGCACATGGCAAAGGTAAAACGTATGACTGCCCCCTGTGCACGTTTACGTGCAAGTGGAACCGCGAGTACTACACCCACATGAAGAACCATTTCAGCAGCGACGGTCAGGGACCCTTCCAGTGCGACTCCTGTTCGTACAAGTGTGAGAGGATACAGCTGTTGCTCCTGCACCGCATGAGGCACACAGACGAGCGGCCGTACCAGTGTGGTGCATGTGACTACCGGTGCCGGCAGAAGACCAACCTCGTGGCCCATATGCGCTGTCACACTGGTGAACGTCCGTTTGTGTGCAAATTGTGTGGGCGTGCCTTTGCATTGAAGTGCACCTTGGAACAGCACCTGCAGAGCCACCGTAACGACCGGCCTTACCTCTGTGACGTGTGTGGCTTCACTGCCAAGTACCAATCTCACCTGCTGTCCCACCGTCGGCTGCACACTGGAAATGTCTTCCGCTGCCAGTTTGCAGGATGCACATATGTTTCTCCAAAACGCAGCCAACTGGAAGCCCACACACGGACCCACACAGCGGTGCGGTCgcatgtgtgtgctgtgtgtggCCGTGCCTTCATCGAGCGCAGCCACCTGGTTCGGCACGAGAGGATACACCTCGATGACAAGCCGTTCAAGTGCCTTGAGTGTGACTACACTAGCTCACGCCGAGACAAGCTTAAAGAGCACCACGAGAAGCATCACGGTGAAAATGCCACTGCCAAGGCACCCTACAGACCACGTAAGACATCTAGTAATGTGGGGCAGATGTTAGTCGACTCGGCACAGCTGAACCTCGATGACCCCTACGTGTCAACAGACTCGCAGCTAGATTCAATGGATCCTGAAAACCGCTATCTCGTAGTTCAGATGCAGGCATCGGGACTCTCACTGTCGCAGGTCCAGGCACTTCAGTCACACTCCAGCCTGGACGACTCGTCTAGTATGATGTTTGTGGACCAGCAGAGTTCACTCCTAGATGCACAGCTGGGGGACCTTGGTGTAGACAATACTGAGGAAATCTTGTCGGTAGCTTTGAATGAACCTCTGAACTCATCCTCTGAAATCAGTGCCACCTCCTCAGAACTCGGTAACGTCAATTCTTTAATGCGttcttttaatttaatttatgaaAACTGA